In a genomic window of Myxococcales bacterium:
- the rpmG gene encoding 50S ribosomal protein L33 encodes MRDLIKMTCANCNRANYTTTKNKRTMSEKFEIKKFCSACRAHHPHKEGKISKG; translated from the coding sequence ATGCGAGACCTCATCAAGATGACCTGCGCGAACTGCAACCGCGCCAACTACACGACCACCAAGAACAAGCGGACGATGTCCGAGAAGTTCGAGATCAAGAAGTTCTGCTCGGCGTGCCGCGCGCATCACCCGCACAAGGAAGGCAAGATCTCGAAGGGCTGA
- a CDS encoding rod shape-determining protein encodes MIFDWLYGLFSNDLAIDLGTANTLIYVKGKGIVSCEPSVVAVQRDSRGGNKVLAVGREAKEMLGRTPGNIRAVRPLRDGVIADFEITEAMLRYFIARAHNRRTLVKPRIIICVPFGITEVEKRAVKESAESAGAREVYLIEEPMAAAIGAGLPITEPSGNMVVDIGGGTTEVAVISLAGIVYSQSVRVGGDKMDDAIMAYLKRKYNLAIGEQTAERIKITIGNAYPLDQQLTMEVKGRDLVAGVPKTVVVNSDEIREALAEPTNAIVEAVLLALEKTPPELAADIVDKGIVLTGGGALLKNLDVLLREETGLPVMVCDDPISAVVLG; translated from the coding sequence ATGATCTTCGACTGGCTCTACGGCCTGTTCTCGAACGATCTCGCCATCGATCTCGGGACGGCGAACACGCTCATCTACGTGAAGGGCAAGGGCATCGTCTCGTGCGAGCCCTCCGTCGTCGCGGTGCAGCGCGACAGCCGTGGGGGCAACAAGGTCCTCGCGGTCGGGCGTGAAGCGAAGGAGATGCTCGGCCGCACGCCGGGCAACATCCGCGCGGTGCGACCCCTCCGCGACGGCGTCATCGCCGACTTCGAGATCACCGAGGCGATGCTGCGGTACTTCATCGCGCGCGCCCACAACCGCCGCACGCTGGTGAAGCCGCGCATCATCATCTGCGTCCCCTTCGGCATCACCGAGGTCGAGAAGCGCGCGGTGAAGGAGAGCGCGGAGAGCGCCGGCGCGCGCGAGGTCTACCTCATCGAGGAGCCCATGGCCGCGGCCATCGGCGCGGGCCTGCCCATCACCGAGCCCTCCGGCAACATGGTCGTCGACATCGGCGGCGGCACCACCGAGGTCGCCGTCATCTCGCTCGCCGGCATCGTGTACTCGCAGAGCGTGCGCGTCGGCGGCGACAAGATGGACGACGCGATCATGGCGTACCTGAAGCGCAAGTACAACCTCGCCATCGGCGAGCAGACCGCCGAGCGCATCAAGATCACCATCGGCAACGCCTACCCGCTCGACCAGCAGCTCACGATGGAGGTGAAGGGCCGCGACCTCGTCGCGGGCGTGCCCAAGACGGTCGTCGTGAACTCCGACGAGATCCGCGAGGCGCTCGCGGAGCCCACGAACGCGATCGTCGAGGCCGTGCTGCTCGCCCTCGAGAAGACCCCCCCCGAGCTCGCGGCCGACATCGTCGACAAGGGCATCGTGCTCACCGGCGGCGGCGCGCTGCTCAAGAACCTCGACGTGCTCCTGCGCGAAGAGACGGGCCTGCCCGTGATGGTCTGCGACGACCCGATCAGCGCGGTCGTGCTCGG